A window of Ictidomys tridecemlineatus isolate mIctTri1 chromosome 15, mIctTri1.hap1, whole genome shotgun sequence contains these coding sequences:
- the Nup62 gene encoding nuclear pore glycoprotein p62, with product MSGFNFGGTGAPTGGFTFGTAKTVTTTPATGFSFSASGTGGFNFGTSSQPTTTTPSTGLFSLTTQAPATQSSGFTFGTTPASGGTGFSLGINAPKLNLSNTTTSPATGNPSGFWLGSSTLTNAISSTVTSSQGAAPTGFVFGSSTTSAAPSTTSGGFSFTGGSTSQTGTSGFNIGSVGSSAQPTALSGLPFTPAAPATTGAGTTQPAAPTPTAATTSAGPTLFASIATAPTSSSTTGLSLCAPATTAGAPGAGTLGFSLKAPGAASGASTATSSSSTTTTTTTTSTGFALSLKPLVPSGIPSNVPAAVTAPPGTSTAAGAATCPVMTYAQLESLINKWSLELEDQERHFLQQATQVNAWDRTLIENGEKITSLHREVEKVKLDQKRLDQELDFILSQQKELEDLLSPLEESVKEQSGTIYLQHADEEREKTYKLAENIDAQLKRMAQDLKDIIEHLNTSGGPADTSDPLQQICKILNAHMDSLQWIDQNSALLQRKVEEVTKVCEGRRKEQERSFRITFD from the coding sequence ATGAGCGGGTTTAATTTTGGAGGCACTGGGGCTCCTACAGGCGGGTTCACATTTGGCACTGCAAAGACAGTAACAACCACCCCTGCAACGgggttttctttctctgcttcggGCACTGGAGGGTTTAACTTTGGGACTTCCTCACAGCCAACTACAACCACCCCTTCAACTGGTCTGTTCTCACTCACTACCCAAGCTCCAGCAACACAGTCCTCAGGGTTCACATTTGGAACAACTCCTGCCTCTGGAGGAACTGGCTTTTCCTTAGGAATCAATGCTCCAAAGCTAAATTTGAGCAATACAACTACCAGCCCAGCCACAGGGAACCCCAGTGGCTTTTGGCTTGGCAGCAGCACCCTTACCAATGCCATATCAAGCACTGTTACCTCCAGCCAGGGGGCAGCACCCACTGGTTTTGTGTTTGGCTCCTCTACCACCTCTGCAGCCCCATCCACCACATCTGGAGGGTTCTCCTTCACTGGTGGAAGCACGTCCCAGACTGGAACCTCTGGTTTCAACATTGGCTCCGTTGGCAGTTCTGCCCAGCCCACCGCACTGTCTGGATTACCCTTCACTCCAGCAGCACCAGCAACCACTGGAGCAGGGACCACACAGCCAGCTGCTCCCACACCCACTGCTGCCACCACCAGTGCAGGGCCTACTCTCTTTGCCTCAATAGCAACTGCTCCCACTTCATCCAGCACCACAGGGCTCTCCCTCTGTGCCCCAGCAACCACTGCCGGAGCTCCTGGAGCTGGTACACTGGGGTTTAGCTTAAAGGCTCCTGGAGCAGCTTCTGGTGCCTCCACAGCAACATCCTCttccagtaccaccaccaccaccaccaccacttctaCTGGCTTTGCCTTGAGTTTAAAACCACTGGTGCCAAGTGGGATCCCCAGCAATGTACCAGCTGCTGTGACAGCTCCACCTGGCACCAGTACAGCTGCTGGAGCAGCCACCTGTCCTGTGATGACCTATGCGCAGCTGGAGAGCTTGATCAACAAGTGGAGCCTGGAACTGGAGGACCAGGAACGGCACTTCCTTCAGCAGGCCACCCAGGTCAATGCCTGGGACCGCACCCTGATTGAAAATGGGGAGAAGATCACCAGCCTGCACCGGGAAGTAGAGAAGGTGAAGCTGGATCAGAAGCGGCTGGACCAAGAGCTTGACTTCATCCTATCGCAACAGAAGGAGCTGGAAGACCTGCTGAGCCCACTGGAGGAGTCAGTCAAGGAACAGAGCGGGACCATCTACCTGCAGCATGCTGACGAGGAGCGTGAGAAGACCTACAAGTTGGCTGAGAACATTGATGCACAGCTGAAACGTATGGCTCAGGACCTCAAGGATATCATCGAGCACCTGAACACATCTGGAGGCCCTGCCGACACCAGTGACCCTCTACAGCAGATCTGCAAGATCCTCAATGCACACATGGACTCTCTGCAGTGGATTGACCAGAATTCAGCCCTGCTGCAGAGGAAGGTGGAAGAAGTGACCAAAGTGTGCGAAGGGCGTCGCAAGGAGCAGGAGCGCAGCTTCCGAATCACCTTTGACTGA